The Desmodus rotundus isolate HL8 chromosome 3, HLdesRot8A.1, whole genome shotgun sequence genome includes a region encoding these proteins:
- the CAMK2N1 gene encoding calcium/calmodulin-dependent protein kinase II inhibitor 1: MSEVLPYGDEKLSPYGDGGDVGQIFSCRLQDTNNFFGAGQNKRPPKLGQIGRSKRVVIEDDRIDDVLKNMTDKAPPGV, translated from the exons ATGTCGGAGGTGCTGCCCTACGGCGACGAGAAGCTGAGCCCCTACGGCGACGGCGGCGACGTGGGCCAGATCTTCTCCTGCCGCCTGCAGGACACCAACAACTTCTTCGGCGCCGGGCAGAACAAGCGGCCGCCCAAACTGGGCCAGATCGGCCGGAGCAAGCGGG TTGTTATTGAAGATGACAGGATCGATGACGTGCTGAAAAATATGACAGACAAGGCACCGCCTGGTGTCTAA